The Xiphophorus hellerii strain 12219 chromosome 3, Xiphophorus_hellerii-4.1, whole genome shotgun sequence genome segment ctTTAGAATTGATGATATATGTCTTTTAAACCTAAATTACTATTATCCTCTTTTTAGTGTCcatcttttcaaatgttttttttttaattggcttTCTCTTTTTAATGAAATCCACAGCAAAGGTGACGTGGCATATAAGACTGAATTCCCCTTTTTTTGCCGTCCCTTTTCACTGGATTGTTGGAACATTTTGtatcaaaaacagcatttgtcTAATTctaacatttctttcaaattattatttcacaCCTGCTTTTGTTCTCCTTTGTGTAATCTCTTGTAAATTGTCATTAATGCTTCATAAATGTGAAACGGTAATATATTTTACTGCCACTAGGATGCACAGTtgagtttctgttttctctcttctcaaattttcaggttttgttatttgcttgtaaGTCTTGTAAAACCACAAAGGGGAAAATGTTTGAGGGTCTGCTACAAACCACTGATCTACAACCCTTTCTGGTCTTTATTGGCACTGGgtctctttaaaactggaactaaTTCACAAGTAATGACTTCTTACCACCATTGAAACAAAACCAAGTTTCTTATTTGCGTGCCACGTCATGTTCTAGAAAACTCACATCATGCCCCAGATTTTTTAACTTCTCATTGTACCAACAGCTGCCTTTACCGTGGCCATTTGGACCAAGTTCTTAATGCCTCACACTGACTGATAAGGCAGCACGAACAGCTCTAATCAGCAATAAAACAGGCTGGAACATGAAAATGGAAGATAAGATTTACCATTGCAGAGCCTCACAGGGTTTCAGTTAGCTTCTTGCTTGTTAGAATTTCCCTGGAGCTAACATTTTCGGATAATTACACTATTTACAGagataacaaaaacacaaactttatcTTTACCTCATACAAATGGGTGtgtttggttaaaatgtttgtgcTCTCAGCCTGGAATCAAGTATTACAgctttttgtgtgaaaaaatgtaaaaaaaaaaatttttttaaatgtgtaaaactttCTGTCAAAACTGTTAACAAGACAACATTTTAACAACattgtgaaatatattttgtattatgtCTTTTGATGCTAGTGGAGAACAAACGTGTTGTGTGCGCATGCATGTTTGCTCTATCATTGCTGGACTCTAACCCTCCACGTTGGATGCTGGCACTGTCAGCATGGAGGTGAAGGGGTGGactaaaaggagaaaaaggtaGATTACACAATCTAAAACAGCATCAAAACAAGCATGTAATGTGAAAGTTAGGCATGTAgttttaccaaaatattttatatgtgaagACATCTGCTTATCTTACTTTCTCCCACAATCGTGTTGGTCTATCACGTCTTTTTGAGTAAGATTTTTTTAGTGATAACACACTAACGCTTTCATGGCAAAAACAATAGGGAGCCTGTGGAGAAACTCCAAGGCGAAACTGTGATACAAGCCCAAACATGTTGAGGCAAAGAGTATAAAGTCAAAATACTTGTTGCCTCTTGGGAAAAACACAGCACATGTCTTTGCGGTAGTTAATGAGAGGTGTGTGATTTATGGAAGGGCAAATATCTTCTCACTACAGTCTCTTATATAATTGCATTTATACACAGATGGACAaagttcagacatttttatgtggtattttattttagataacttaaagaaattacaaaaatgctcacagtttttttccacaacacagAATAAACAGCATATATATACATGTGGTCAAGTGCAGGGtcttgctttttttcagtactCAGCAATAAATATAACGTGGATATTCAGACAGTTTGGTTTCATTTACAGTACAACATTGGTATCTCGTTGTTCATCCTCCATATGGTTGGTGGTGGAACGCTTTTTCAGGATTGTGTTAAACTATGTCTGCAGAGGCTGAAGATGACTTAGTTGGCTTCGACGAATGACTGGTAGAGAGACATGAGCTGGGACTGGAGGTCCTGAGCGTAGGGGTCCAGTTTCTCTCTCAGGTCTTCAGCATAGGGAGCCACAATTTGCTTCACCAGACTGGCTCTCTGGGTCAGTTCTACCTGGACCTTCTCGGTCATGGGGGCTACGCTTTTCTGGAACGCTTCCAGGTGCCGGTCAACCTTTTGCTTCAGGTCATCTGTGTAGGGCCCCAGTTGAGCCTGCAGGTCCTTCACGCTCTGCTCCAGGTTGGTCTTCAGCTCTTCGCTCTTTTGAATCAAGGTGGACCTCAGCGCCTCAGAGTCCAGCGAGTCTGCATAGGGAGCCAGCTCCTgcttgagctgctcaactctCTGCTGGATCTGGGCCTTCATGTTCTCTGTGTAGGGCACCAGTTTGCCTCTGACGGAGCTGAGCTCTTGGGTCAGCAcgcttttcagcatgtcagccTCTGTGGTGATCTTGTTCATCAGGTCCTCGGCTGCGGGGGAAAGTTGCTGCTGCAGGGTCACAGCATACTTGCTGGCTAAGTCAGCACTCTCTGTCAAGCGGGCACTagatgaccaaaacaaaacaaaatgactgtCAGGATATCTACGATTGTGTAACATGCTGCAGAATATAAGCCTCCCCCCTCCAACTGTCCCTCACGCAACTTACTTAACTTCCTGTCCAATTGGTGAGCTCCTAATCATCTCCAGAGTATCATCAGCTGTTTGTGTGGCCTTGGCAATGTAGTCCCAGAAAGCATCAGTCAACACTTCTAACTTTGGCTTTGGAGCATCAGCATAGAAGAGGTTGGCATTGCAGCCTTCCAAAATAAAGATGTCAATAAAGATTATTTTCAGacctaatttattttattactatttatttatttgttgttattattatcagtccttgtttattttattcttactctttgaatttctgtgtttaaataagAGCATCTTACCAGAGAGCACTGCAGCGATTAGCAACACAAACACCTTCATGACTGCAACCTGCTGAAagacattaatatttaataagcaATTCCTACTAATAAGGCGACATCAacacttttagatttttctgtaaatatgtagtCTGAAGCGCAGTGCTTGTCTCACCTGCTTTGGGGCGTGTGTATCTTTCAGGGCTTACCGTGTTAGTAACTGTGTCTCAGTGTTGCTTTCGTGTATATATATAGAAGTCAGATGACTGTTGTAGTCAAGAGCCCAAAGTCCAGGAGTCCCTGCCATGCTGTCACAACAGCTCTTTTTCCTatatctgctgttttttttaagatatatTTTCACTGAATACCTGAATGATGGAAAATAtatacagaaaaatctgctttaaTTTTCAGTAGTGTCACTTCCTCCCTAAACTGTTTGCAGAAAGATTTAAAAGTGTCCAGCTTTTAAGGTGTCAACATAGTCCTGCACTACCAGTCACTAGATAACTTAAGATGACCCTGTTAGACTTGTGGACTTTGTCTTCAGGTCAAGCTTTACGAATTAAGCGCTATCAAGATGGATCCACTTAAATTGttcatttcttaattttagCCACTTGAATTCATGGTGGATATTTTCTAAATGGAATTAAGTTTtcactaaataataaagaattttatctcatttaagggttttcttttatttattcaggagGTACCTGTTGGACATTTCTATTTGGAATGGTTTTATGAGTTGACTACTAAAggagatatttttaaatgagtgtCAGGGAAATACAAAGCAGTCCAGGACAGCTTTGTCCCAAAAATATTTAGGTTAGTGTCCTGCTGGAACATAATGCTCCGCCCCAGTCTCATGTCTTCTGTAGCCTCTAGCAAGATTTCCTCTCAGTCTCCTTCTCCTTTAGCTTTCTTGACAACACTATGTGATCTTACAAGGTGCTataagtaaaattttatttacttgtcAGATCTAAACAGCTTCTCTGTCCATGTTagacaaaaagcaaattttCGGTCTCACCTGACTAGAGTATTTCTACATGTTAGCTGTGCATCCTACATAGCTCATTACAAACTGCAAACTGGACTTGTTTGGCTTTATTTCAACAATGGCTCTCTTCTCTCCACAAATCTGAGAGCACAGATTTGTGGAGAGCACAGCTGATGATTGATTCTTCtaattgtgttttaaatcaatgtaTGGATTTCTTGGCTGATTGCCATATCTTGGTTGGTTTGCAGCTGTGATATATTCTTTCCATTCTTGGATGACATCTTGAACTGTGCTATGGGATATATTAAACTCTCTGGATACTGTTTTTGAGATAGAGTCAAAAAGTACTTCCATTTGTGGAAAAGAAGTGGAGATGATGGAGGagtataaataacttttttttcacctgGGTGAAGACTCAACAGTAGACGTGTTTCCATTGATCAATtggaatcacaaaaataaatttcttaatggcaattaattaaaaaaaataaaataaaatgttttgctaaaaagtgtttgtgtgtggatgaggtggttttccagctgtatcaaaattagtgtatttttcaaaacttaaatgaaaacactttttttttgcatcacacaatgtgatcaacaactggtTCTTACTATGGGCAGAAGAGataaagaagacaacaggaagtggcaggagaaTGATGGCGATGcatattttttaacaacttatcTCGTGGACAAAcgtattcacgtgtgattttaattgtgttacttttttaatgaaaacaccacaattacaaattgtgattttctactcttagcagaatatcgacaaagttttgcgcacatatGTAATGGGAACACCACTAATGATGCCGTCTACAAGAAAGTACAGAAAAGACTCCTTTAAGAAGCTTTAGTCCACTTCcttttgcttcaaaataatGTGCTACTTCTCATTGGTTTCTTGCATAAAACCCCAATGAAAGATAAAATGCACTCAAGTTTCTTGTAGCAATTTTACAACACATTAGAAAGTTCAAGGGATGGCTGCACTTTTGCTACTTTTAACACTATAAATGGCctaatattgttctttgagTGAAAGATTCATAATTCAAGAAAActctaaaatgtgtttatgaGAATTGACCTCTGACACATCTAACTGAAGCAGAAGCTACTTTGTCCCTCAGAGGCTGACGATGCCTGAATGTACTAACCTTTGGTCAGACAGATATGCAAGACTGCTGAACATTGGCATGACACAAAAGCAACAACTATTAATTACCCTGAAAATTGTTGGCATAATATAAAGATTATagaaatatactgtatgtctgcTTAAAGTTGGAATTCAGTGACAGTGATGTTGTGGATTCTGTCTGTAGTAAAGAGCTGAAGGTTTTCAGATGAGCATAAGGTCAAATAGAGTTAACACTATGGATTTAGCTTCACTGCTGTAATCATGAAGCACAAACACATAACAGTGTAATCTTGATTTTACATTGATCATTTCCTCTTAAAGTGGTAATTGTATAGGATCAAACCAATACTTAAATGACATTTCTGGGACAGAAGGGGTCTGTACTTACTTGTTACATAGATTGTCTGCTACAAAATATCAGCAGGGAAAGAAGGGTGAGGCAAGGTGACAGCAAAGCACTACCTCTTGGACTTTGGGATCATTACTGTCCGAATTCACTATATAAGCTGCAGAGCTTCATTACTTCGACACCAGCACAATTGAGCGGATTTACAGACACTCTTGTAAACTCAGgtaagaagaagaaatggaGGAAGCTCTTTTCATCTAAGCTTACTGAAGGAAAATgcttttgtgactttttttttctttcttgttgtaGCTTCAAAGAGCCATGAAGGTCCTTGCTGTGCTCGTCCTGGCCGTTTTCACCGGTAAGTAAGCTGGGGGCAAATCAAAATGAAGCTTAAAGTCTTGTTAATGACTGAATTGTACCTTCAGACAGCTGCCGTAGTTTCAAGTTATCCTTCTATCTGTCCAACAGGCTGCAATGCCAACCTCTTCTACGCTGACGCTCCCAAGCCACAGCTGGAAGTAATGACTGATGCTTTCTGGGACTATGTCGGCAAAGCCACCCAGACAGCTGATGACACCCTTCAGATGATCAGAAAGTCCCAGTTTGGCCAGGATATCAGGTATGACATACACCATCACATGAAGCATggcttttatttagattttgcaGAGTGTAAACTCACTGTCTCCTGTCGCTTTGTTCAGTTCCCGTCTCACCGACGGCGCTGAAGCAGCCAGCCAGTATGCAGTCACCCTGCAGGAGCAGCTCCCACCCAGAGCCCAGGAACTGATCACCAGAGTCACCCAAGAGGCAGAAGATCTGAGAGATCGCTTGAACACCGACCTGAACCTCGCCCGGGAGAAGCTGGAGCCCTACACTGAGAACCTGAAGGTCCAGATCAGAGAGAGAGTGGAGCAGCTCAAGCAGGAGCTGGCCCCTTACACCGAGAGTTTGGATACTGAGACCCTGAGGACCACCGTCATCCAGAAAAGCGAGGAGCTGAAGGCTCAGCTGGAGCAGAGTGTGCAGGAGCTGCAGACTCACCTGGGGCCCTACACCGACGACCTGAAGCAGAAGGTTGACCAGCACCTGGAAGACTTCAAGCAGAGAGTCGCTCCCGTGACCGAGAGAGTCCAGGATCACCTCACACAGAGAGCCCAGCAGGTGAAGGAAATCGCTGCCCCATACGTAGACAACCTGAGGGAGAGGCTGGACCCCTATGCCCAGGACCTCCAGACTCGTCTCACCTCCCTCTATGAATCCTACATCAAGGCCAACTAAGTCAAACTCCAGCTGACTCTGAACCAAAAGAAACTGcatcaaataaaacagaattttctcCCGGATGCCAGAAACATGGCAGTACAACTTTAATTTACCTGTTTTGGAAAAGCTACAGTTGTTAGTTCATGTAATAGTGTCAAAAAGGTGATACATAACAAATGCATGTTGGTCTGTGACCACAAGGTGTCCGCTCCctaatttatgaaaataaaacaaaagcaaaagaaacttGAGAtccttgtgtattttttttatgaaatggGTTGAAGTGTAAAatttctttgtaatattttattttccagcctACAAATACAGAATATGTTTAAAggttataaaaaacaaacaaaattaaaacaacagcaACTGTTGCATTTATAAACAAGCAAAGAACAAATATTCTGTAAAAATTATGCATAAAGGTGAGATTTTACAGGAATTGTCTTCTTTAACATTACACCTTTTTTCAAGATCAGCTGCTAATGATTGGGGTCTTATGGGAAATTAAAGGTAAAGAAAACCTTTATATTTAATCTTACatattgatgtttatttaattattatggTCCATTATAGGGAAGGgttttaaaagaacataaatGTGTGAAGTGTATTAGACTGTAAAGTGTCTTATTGCAGACAACTCTTCCTAATTACTAGTAGTTTTCCTGTCAATATGAGCTGTGGATTAGTACTGCTCCTCCAAAGTTACCATGGTCCTTTTGCCAATACTTTTTGCCAGAGGTTTGCAAATAGTTATCTCATGAATAAGTTTGCCTCTCTACTCTAAGCTGGAGACAAGGTGAGGTGGACCATGCTATTCTTGGAGAAACCGGTTTCAGCTGGTTCAGAGACCCCTCTACTCCTTATCTTTAAGCTTCTGTTTTATGACTGACCCCCAGCCCACTTTCAATAAAACCAGGCTGCTGCAGGGGGACAAGTTGGAGTTGTCCTGAGACACAACTGAGACTCTCCCCTTTTGCAAAAGCTGAAGTGATACTACTCTCAGTGTGGTTCTTTATATGTACAGGTTAAAATGCTCAATACTTTTGCCAGGCACTGTAGGTGCTGCAGTGGCAGATATATAGATTtcatgcaaaatatattttttatcaaaaccttttttattattagagAATCTGTAATTAAAGAAGGGTAAGGAGAATGAGGTCTTAgcataaaataaagtgttttcaaACTGAAGTATTCAGTTTAGTCAGTGATGCTTTGAATCCTTAAATAAAACCTGCTTTAAcacctaaaaaaattaaaaatttaataaaataaaacagcttgtCTTTAACACTAGACATCGATGATAAGTAAAGACATTAATGAATACTGAGAAAGAATTGAGTAACACGTCTTTTCTATGTTCGATTTACAAAAGCTCCCCCAACACCCTTCTCCACGCCCTCGTACGATTCTCTTGTGGGTACTGTGGAGGGCATGTTCAAATTTGTTTTCACCTGCAAGTCTGGATGTTCGTAAACACATCCTGAtccttccttgtttttttgttctaaatCACTTCTCTTTTCATGCCTCCAAACCTTTCAGCAAGATTACTCCCACGGTGACTTACCCAGTGGCAAACAACATTCCTCTGTTCTGCCCCCAGCTGCTACAAGACCGAAAAACACTGTTAACCCTCCACAGACTAAACAAGAAATGAGACAATACGTTTTAACTCAAATAACACTTGTTTGGAAACCCAGGTTATGGAGTTTTCATTTCAGCCAATTTTAGGCAGCACTGACATTCCATATAAGTATTTTTAAGATGCTCGTTTAGGTTGAAAACCTAACAAGGGGACACACGGTTGGGTTCTGGGTCACACACATTAATGTCACAAATGCACGGATACAGTAAGCATGTGGAAGAAAGTACTTTGTTAAAATAAGAcgaaaatcaatgttttttcttatatttaaaacataatgtttgtttgaaaatctAACTGCAAAGCTTTGTGAACACGCCAACCTTATGGCATCATGTTGTTTGAACACTTTTCTCCAGCAGGGACAAGAAGCCGGTTAAAGTTGATGGGAAGAAGGATGTAGTTAAATGGATGGCAAAGAAATTATTAGGCTACAacagatcaaagcatattcatgtgtttgaaTGTCCCAATCAAAGTTCAGACCAGATCCAATCAAGAATGTTCTGCAAggcttttaaattaatgtttgcagatgttcatcttctaatttgatttaacttgacctattttgcaaagaatgtgtaaaaaaatttgTGCAAAGTTGGTAGATAGAGAAAGCCCAAAAGACTTGCTATAACTGCACTCAATAactcaagtttttatttctaaaaatgtttaaaaaatcataattttccttttgttttataattatgtGCTGATTTGAGTTGGTCTATCAAATAAgacaacaagtaaaataaagttgcaggttttaatgacataaaatgaaaaaaaaaagatatgaatttgttgcaaaaaaaaagaaatgggatTAGCTAACGCACACAACTGTGTTTCCttacttttaatgtttcttttttgaatAGTGGAAACAAAGGATGCAAATAATTCCCACTTTTTATCCCTATATTTTTCAGAACaattcatatatattttaaaagggacagaaaacattttatagataCCTTAGCACTaacttacagaaacattttccctCGTCTTGCACCAAGATGCATATCCAAATAAATGCAACCTTTCACACATTATATGGTGTTTTTCCACTTCAGTCTTGTTGATTACATATTCTTCCTGACATTAGCTGAGCTCATGTCAGGAGGAATATGACAATGACAAACTCAGCAATTCctaagattttatttccttctaCTCCCATCAGCTGATACCTCTGAGTCAGAATCAAATGGTAAGAAGCTTTTTGAGTTCATTTTTGCCATATCAAACAAAGTGTGTGCAGCTTTCtgtgcagaaaacaaaacatgtttgtctaCATTACAGTGAACATGTGCTTCTAATTAACTTGTAATAACATTACTAACACATCCAAACAAGTTCCCTTTTGTTCAGT includes the following:
- the LOC116715620 gene encoding apolipoprotein A-IV-like, which translates into the protein MKVFVLLIAAVLSGCNANLFYADAPKPKLEVLTDAFWDYIAKATQTADDTLEMIRSSPIGQEVNARLTESADLASKYAVTLQQQLSPAAEDLMNKITTEADMLKSVLTQELSSVRGKLVPYTENMKAQIQQRVEQLKQELAPYADSLDSEALRSTLIQKSEELKTNLEQSVKDLQAQLGPYTDDLKQKVDRHLEAFQKSVAPMTEKVQVELTQRASLVKQIVAPYAEDLREKLDPYAQDLQSQLMSLYQSFVEAN
- the LOC116717394 gene encoding apolipoprotein A-I-like, producing the protein MKVLAVLVLAVFTGCNANLFYADAPKPQLEVMTDAFWDYVGKATQTADDTLQMIRKSQFGQDISSRLTDGAEAASQYAVTLQEQLPPRAQELITRVTQEAEDLRDRLNTDLNLAREKLEPYTENLKVQIRERVEQLKQELAPYTESLDTETLRTTVIQKSEELKAQLEQSVQELQTHLGPYTDDLKQKVDQHLEDFKQRVAPVTERVQDHLTQRAQQVKEIAAPYVDNLRERLDPYAQDLQTRLTSLYESYIKAN